From a region of the Mycobacteroides saopaulense genome:
- the hsaA gene encoding 3-hydroxy-9,10-secoandrosta-1,3,5(10)-triene-9,17-dione monooxygenase oxygenase subunit: MTTTEQRDEVQAVLAGIDDLLPILRKRAQETEDLRRLPDATVSELQEIGFFKLLQPSQWGGYETAPTTFYEAVRRLGSACGSTGWVASIIGVHNWHLALFDQKAQDEVWGDDTNVRVSSSYAPMGAGVVTEAGDGYLVNGSWNWSSGCDHATWAFLGGPVIKDGRPVDFGSFLIPRTEYRIDDVWNVVGLRGTGSNTVVVKDVFVPKHRFLSYKKMNDQTAGGYETNTAPVYKMPWGTMHPTTITAPIMGMAYGAYDAHVEAQGKRVRAAYAGEKAKDDPFTKVRVAEAASDIDAGWRQLIGNVGDEYKLIAAGQEVPYELRAAARRDQVRATGRAIASIDLLFENSGATALSNDAPVQRFWRDAHAGRVHAANDAERAYQIWGNHAFELPATDTMV, translated from the coding sequence GTGACGACGACCGAACAGCGGGACGAAGTTCAGGCGGTTCTCGCAGGAATTGACGACCTGCTGCCGATCCTGCGCAAGCGCGCGCAGGAGACCGAAGATCTGCGGCGCCTGCCCGACGCCACGGTCTCCGAACTGCAGGAGATCGGCTTCTTCAAGCTGCTGCAGCCGTCGCAGTGGGGTGGATACGAGACCGCTCCCACCACCTTCTACGAGGCGGTGCGCCGTTTGGGCAGTGCCTGCGGTTCGACCGGCTGGGTCGCCTCGATCATCGGCGTGCACAACTGGCACCTGGCGCTGTTCGACCAGAAGGCGCAGGACGAGGTCTGGGGTGACGACACCAACGTGCGGGTGTCCTCCTCGTATGCCCCCATGGGCGCCGGTGTGGTGACCGAGGCAGGTGACGGTTACCTCGTCAACGGCTCGTGGAACTGGTCCTCGGGCTGTGATCACGCCACCTGGGCGTTCCTCGGCGGCCCCGTCATCAAGGACGGTCGTCCTGTCGACTTTGGTAGCTTCCTCATCCCGCGCACCGAGTACCGCATCGACGACGTGTGGAATGTGGTCGGCCTGCGCGGCACCGGCAGCAACACCGTCGTGGTCAAGGACGTCTTCGTGCCCAAGCACCGGTTTCTGTCGTACAAGAAGATGAACGACCAGACCGCAGGCGGGTACGAGACCAACACCGCGCCCGTCTACAAGATGCCTTGGGGCACAATGCACCCCACCACCATCACAGCGCCCATCATGGGTATGGCCTACGGTGCCTACGACGCACACGTCGAGGCTCAGGGTAAGCGGGTGCGGGCCGCCTACGCCGGCGAGAAGGCCAAGGACGACCCGTTCACCAAGGTGCGGGTGGCCGAGGCCGCGAGCGACATCGACGCGGGTTGGCGCCAGCTGATCGGGAATGTGGGCGACGAGTACAAGCTGATCGCGGCCGGCCAGGAGGTTCCGTACGAGCTGCGTGCCGCCGCGCGTCGCGACCAGGTGCGTGCCACCGGTCGGGCGATCGCGTCGATCGACCTGCTGTTCGAGAACTCCGGCGCCACTGCGCTGTCGAACGATGCTCCGGTCCAGCGCTTCTGGCGTGACGCGCACGCCGGACGGGTGCATGCGGCCAACGACGCCGAGCGGGCCTACCAGATCTGGGGCAACCACGCCTTCGAGCTGCCCGCCACCGACACGATGGTTTAA
- a CDS encoding acyl-CoA dehydrogenase, with the protein MSDVQEAARDAVRQWAKSAAVIESVRKMESDPHGWGPAYAGLAELGIFGVAVPEAAGGSGAGFDDMIAMVDEAAASLVPGPVATSALAAVALASAEPTGSIPDVVAALAAGERTAGLALTGDLTVADGLASGVLPAVLGGTADGVLLAAGPGGWVLVDCVAAGVAVDTKKATDFSRPWAAVTLNGAAVHPVNLPAAVIADLAAVTLSAEAVGVARWALQTAVEYAKVREQFGKQIGSFQAIKHMCAEMLCRVEQADVAVWDAAGCAQDLVANGVDSQQLSLAAAVAAAVSLDAAVANTKDCIQILGGIGFTWEHDAHLYLRRAYALQSFLGKPAGWRRKAASLTVSGTRRSLTIDLGEVEAQRTQVAATAAEIASAPTDELQVRLAETGFLAPHWPAPYGLGAGAAQQLLIDQELHAAGVVRPDLVIGWWAAPTILEHGTPEQIEQFVAPTLRGDIEWCQLFSEPGAGSDLASLRTKATRVDGGWRLDGQKVWNSKAQIADWAICLARTNPDVPKHKGITYFLLDMKTPGITVRPLREITGEEMFNEVFLDGVVVPDENVVGSVDDGWRLARTTLANERVAMAGGGTLDEAMESLLALIGDTELDAAQLDTLGFFVCSAQTGALLDLRTALRAIGGQDPGAASSVRKLVGVRHRQGLSEHILDYVDTHGAVESHEMWLFMRDRCLSIAGGTTQILLSVAGERLLGLPR; encoded by the coding sequence GTGTCCGACGTCCAGGAAGCCGCGCGCGATGCGGTCCGTCAATGGGCCAAGAGCGCGGCGGTCATCGAGTCGGTCCGGAAGATGGAATCCGACCCGCACGGATGGGGCCCCGCCTACGCGGGCCTGGCTGAGCTGGGCATTTTCGGTGTCGCGGTGCCGGAGGCGGCCGGTGGATCGGGCGCCGGATTCGATGACATGATCGCCATGGTCGACGAAGCCGCGGCGTCCCTGGTCCCGGGGCCGGTCGCCACCAGTGCGTTGGCCGCGGTGGCGCTCGCCAGCGCCGAACCGACGGGATCGATACCGGACGTGGTCGCGGCGTTGGCGGCCGGCGAGCGCACGGCCGGGCTGGCCCTCACCGGGGACCTGACCGTCGCCGACGGGCTTGCCTCGGGCGTGTTGCCTGCGGTGCTGGGCGGTACCGCCGACGGCGTGCTGTTGGCCGCGGGGCCGGGCGGTTGGGTGCTTGTCGATTGCGTGGCCGCCGGCGTGGCGGTGGACACCAAGAAGGCGACGGACTTCTCGCGTCCGTGGGCTGCGGTCACCCTGAACGGTGCGGCGGTGCATCCGGTGAACCTGCCTGCCGCCGTGATCGCAGACCTCGCGGCCGTGACGCTCTCGGCCGAGGCGGTGGGTGTGGCGCGGTGGGCGCTGCAGACCGCGGTCGAGTACGCCAAGGTGCGCGAGCAGTTCGGCAAGCAGATCGGCAGCTTCCAGGCCATCAAGCACATGTGCGCGGAGATGCTGTGCCGCGTCGAACAGGCTGACGTCGCAGTTTGGGATGCCGCCGGCTGTGCACAGGACCTTGTTGCCAATGGGGTTGACTCCCAGCAGCTTTCGCTTGCCGCGGCGGTGGCTGCGGCAGTGTCCCTCGATGCGGCCGTGGCCAACACCAAGGACTGCATCCAGATTCTCGGTGGCATCGGATTCACCTGGGAGCATGATGCGCATCTGTACCTGCGGCGCGCGTACGCGCTGCAGTCGTTCCTGGGCAAGCCCGCGGGGTGGCGGCGCAAGGCCGCGTCGTTGACGGTCTCAGGTACTCGCCGCTCCCTGACCATCGACCTCGGTGAGGTGGAGGCGCAACGCACCCAGGTTGCGGCGACGGCTGCGGAAATTGCCTCGGCACCAACGGATGAGCTCCAGGTCCGGTTGGCCGAGACGGGCTTCCTGGCACCGCATTGGCCCGCGCCGTACGGGTTGGGTGCAGGTGCTGCGCAACAGTTGCTGATCGATCAGGAGCTGCACGCGGCGGGTGTCGTACGTCCCGATCTGGTCATTGGATGGTGGGCGGCGCCCACCATCCTGGAGCACGGGACACCCGAGCAGATAGAGCAATTCGTCGCACCCACCCTGCGCGGTGACATCGAATGGTGCCAGCTGTTCTCCGAGCCAGGTGCCGGTAGCGACCTTGCGTCGTTGCGTACCAAGGCGACTCGGGTCGACGGCGGTTGGAGACTCGACGGGCAGAAGGTGTGGAACTCCAAGGCACAGATCGCGGATTGGGCGATCTGCTTGGCCCGCACCAATCCCGATGTGCCCAAGCACAAGGGCATCACCTACTTCCTGCTCGACATGAAGACCCCCGGGATCACCGTGCGGCCGCTGCGCGAGATCACCGGCGAGGAGATGTTCAACGAGGTCTTCCTGGACGGCGTCGTGGTTCCCGACGAGAATGTGGTCGGCTCGGTCGACGACGGGTGGCGCCTTGCCCGCACCACACTGGCCAACGAGCGGGTGGCGATGGCGGGCGGCGGCACCCTCGATGAAGCCATGGAATCGCTGCTCGCACTGATCGGTGACACCGAACTGGATGCGGCGCAACTGGATACGCTCGGATTCTTCGTGTGCTCGGCGCAGACGGGTGCGCTGCTGGATCTGCGGACCGCGCTGCGCGCCATCGGCGGCCAGGACCCTGGCGCCGCGTCGAGTGTGCGCAAGCTGGTGGGCGTGCGGCATCGGCAGGGACTCTCCGAGCACATCCTCGACTACGTGGACACTCATGGTGCGGTGGAGTCGCACGAGATGTGGTTGTTCATGCGGGACCGTTGTCTGTCGATTGCCGGAGGTACCACCCAGATCCTGCTCAGTGTGGCGGGGGAGCGGCTACTCGGCTTGCCGCGTTAG
- a CDS encoding agmatine deiminase family protein, with the protein MHRRQVFTLGAATVGGMLLAACAGLPEENPDNDQVSDGRTWRMPDEGEPHLRTWMAFGASEDIWGRRLNRRVQQNLGAIAQAIAQFEPVSMLVRPHEVELARQLTGTNVELVPVPLDDLWIRDSGPVFVHNESGRAAVDFNFNGWGDKQEHGSDARVAAEVARRVGVPAVHTELVLEGGGIEVDGQGTAIITESCVLNNNRNRGRSKKDVESELQRLLGLRKIIWLPGIAGMDITDGHTDFYARFAGPGVVVAGLDDDPDSFDYDVTREHLEILRNTTDVAGRTLRVEVLHAPSQGRDDFESEDFAAGYINFYVCNGGVIAPQFGDPEADTEAKVTLERLFPGRRVIQLDIDGIAAGGGGIHCATQQEPR; encoded by the coding sequence GTGCACAGAAGACAGGTCTTCACACTCGGTGCGGCGACCGTGGGCGGCATGCTGCTGGCCGCCTGCGCCGGCTTGCCGGAAGAGAACCCCGATAATGACCAGGTGAGCGACGGCAGAACCTGGCGCATGCCCGACGAGGGCGAACCACATCTGCGAACGTGGATGGCCTTCGGTGCCAGCGAAGACATCTGGGGGCGACGGCTGAACCGGCGGGTCCAACAGAATCTCGGCGCGATCGCCCAGGCCATCGCACAATTCGAACCGGTGTCGATGCTGGTGCGTCCGCACGAGGTCGAGCTGGCACGTCAACTGACAGGCACCAACGTGGAGTTGGTACCGGTACCGCTGGACGACCTTTGGATACGCGACAGCGGACCGGTATTCGTGCACAACGAAAGCGGCAGGGCAGCCGTTGATTTCAACTTCAACGGCTGGGGTGACAAACAAGAACACGGTTCTGACGCAAGGGTCGCGGCCGAGGTGGCCAGGCGCGTGGGAGTCCCCGCCGTACACACCGAGCTCGTCCTGGAGGGCGGCGGTATCGAAGTCGACGGCCAGGGCACGGCGATCATCACCGAGAGCTGCGTACTGAACAACAACCGCAACCGGGGACGTTCCAAAAAAGACGTCGAATCCGAGTTGCAACGCCTGCTCGGTCTGCGGAAGATCATCTGGCTTCCGGGTATCGCGGGCATGGACATCACCGACGGACATACCGACTTCTACGCACGATTCGCCGGGCCCGGTGTCGTCGTCGCCGGGCTGGACGACGACCCCGACTCATTCGACTACGACGTGACGCGCGAGCATCTGGAGATCCTGCGCAACACGACCGATGTCGCAGGGCGCACCCTGCGGGTCGAGGTGCTGCACGCACCGTCCCAGGGACGCGACGACTTCGAATCAGAGGATTTCGCCGCCGGATACATCAACTTCTACGTGTGCAACGGCGGCGTCATCGCCCCGCAGTTCGGGGACCCCGAGGCGGACACGGAAGCCAAGGTCACATTGGAACGACTCTTCCCTGGCCGCAGGGTGATCCAGCTCGATATCGACGGGATCGCCGCCGGTGGTGGCGGCATCCACTGTGCCACCCAGCAGGAGCCGCGCTAG
- the arr gene encoding NAD(+)--rifampin ADP-ribosyltransferase produces MTMPNFFEAHESGAYFHGTKADLKIGDLLTAGHLSNYEEGRIMNHVYVTRTLIGAGLAAMMAKGEGRGHVYIVEPEGTLEDDPNVTDKKFPGNPTHSYRTREPVRIVGEVTDWVGPPPEFMETFRAGLADLQRKGNAVIYD; encoded by the coding sequence ATGACCATGCCGAACTTCTTCGAGGCGCATGAGTCCGGTGCGTACTTCCACGGCACCAAGGCGGACCTCAAGATCGGTGATCTGCTGACGGCCGGGCATCTGTCGAACTACGAGGAGGGGCGCATCATGAATCACGTCTACGTGACGAGGACGTTGATTGGCGCGGGGTTGGCGGCCATGATGGCCAAAGGCGAAGGCAGGGGCCATGTCTACATCGTGGAACCGGAGGGCACCCTGGAAGACGACCCGAATGTGACGGACAAGAAGTTCCCCGGGAATCCCACCCACTCGTACCGCACCCGGGAACCGGTGCGCATCGTCGGCGAGGTCACGGACTGGGTGGGGCCCCCGCCCGAATTCATGGAGACGTTCCGGGCGGGGTTGGCTGATCTTCAGCGCAAGGGAAACGCCGTCATCTACGACTAG
- the hsaB gene encoding 3-hydroxy-9,10-secoandrosta-1,3,5(10)-triene-9,17-dione monooxygenase reductase subunit, giving the protein MTDLGIDPRAFRNVLGQFCTGVTIITTTHEDAPVGFACQSFAALSLEPPLVLFCPTKQSRSWAAIEASGKFCVNVLAEEQREVSARFGSREPDKFAGIDWRPSGLGSPIINGSLAHIDCEVANVHDGGDHWVVFGSVKELSEIPEKPAATRPLLFYRGQYTGIEPDKTTPADWRNDLEAFLTATTEDTWL; this is encoded by the coding sequence GTGACCGATCTAGGGATTGACCCGCGGGCGTTCCGGAATGTGCTGGGACAGTTCTGTACCGGCGTCACCATCATCACCACGACCCATGAGGACGCACCGGTGGGCTTTGCCTGCCAGTCGTTCGCCGCGCTGTCGCTGGAGCCGCCGCTGGTGCTGTTCTGTCCGACCAAGCAATCGCGATCCTGGGCGGCCATCGAGGCATCCGGCAAGTTCTGCGTGAACGTGCTGGCCGAGGAGCAGCGTGAGGTCTCGGCCCGATTCGGTTCACGAGAGCCGGACAAATTCGCCGGAATTGATTGGCGTCCATCGGGTCTCGGTTCACCGATCATCAATGGCTCGCTGGCGCATATCGACTGTGAAGTCGCAAACGTCCACGACGGCGGGGACCACTGGGTGGTCTTCGGATCGGTCAAGGAACTCAGCGAGATCCCGGAGAAGCCGGCCGCTACTCGTCCGTTGCTGTTCTACCGCGGGCAATACACCGGTATCGAGCCCGACAAGACCACGCCCGCCGATTGGCGTAACGATCTGGAGGCGTTCCTCACCGCTACCACCGAGGACACCTGGCTGTAA
- the hsaC gene encoding iron-dependent extradiol dioxygenase HsaC yields MDAIRSLGYMRIEATNMAAWREYGLKILGMVEGKGTVDGALYLRMDDFPARLVIFPGEHDRLSVTGWEAANAAGLQQVRESLEANGTPYKEGTAQEKAERRVDELIIFEDPSGNIQEVFHGVALEHRRVVSPYGHKFVTEDQGLGHVVLSTKNDAESLHFYRDVLGFKLRDSMRLPPQMVGRPADGEPAWLRFFGCNPRHHSLAFLPMPTPSGIVHLMVEVENSDDVGLCLDRALRRKVPMSASLGRHVNDLMLSFYMKTPGGFDVEFGCEGRQVEDESWIARESTAVSLWGHDFTIGAKLNQ; encoded by the coding sequence ATGGACGCCATCCGCTCATTGGGCTACATGCGCATCGAGGCCACCAATATGGCGGCCTGGCGCGAGTACGGGCTCAAGATCCTCGGCATGGTCGAGGGCAAGGGCACTGTCGACGGTGCGTTGTACCTGCGTATGGACGACTTCCCCGCGCGCCTGGTGATCTTCCCCGGTGAACACGACAGGCTGTCGGTCACCGGTTGGGAGGCCGCCAACGCCGCCGGGCTGCAACAGGTTCGCGAGTCGCTGGAAGCCAACGGCACTCCGTACAAGGAGGGCACCGCGCAGGAGAAGGCCGAGCGCCGTGTGGACGAGCTGATCATCTTCGAGGATCCGTCGGGCAACATCCAAGAGGTGTTCCACGGTGTGGCCCTGGAGCACCGCCGGGTGGTCAGCCCGTACGGGCACAAGTTCGTTACCGAGGATCAGGGCCTGGGGCACGTGGTGCTCTCGACCAAGAACGATGCCGAATCGCTGCACTTCTACCGAGATGTGCTGGGGTTCAAGCTGCGTGACTCCATGCGGCTACCGCCACAGATGGTGGGACGTCCGGCCGACGGTGAGCCGGCGTGGTTGCGCTTCTTCGGTTGCAACCCGCGCCACCACAGTCTGGCGTTCCTGCCGATGCCGACTCCCAGTGGCATCGTGCACCTGATGGTCGAGGTGGAGAACTCCGACGATGTGGGCCTGTGCCTGGACCGCGCGTTGCGCCGCAAGGTGCCGATGTCGGCCAGCCTGGGTCGGCACGTCAACGACCTGATGCTGTCCTTCTACATGAAGACACCAGGCGGATTCGACGTCGAATTCGGTTGCGAGGGAAGACAGGTCGAAGACGAATCCTGGATCGCACGGGAGAGCACCGCGGTCAGTCTGTGGGGCCACGACTTCACCATCGGTGCGAAGCTGAACCAGTGA
- a CDS encoding ferredoxin--NADP reductase encodes MSASREEDPVLGKHVLEVRIAEVIDETADSRSLVFEIPEDSADKFAYAPGQYLTLRIPSDRTGSVARCYSLSSSPHVDDRLTVTIKRTADGYGSNWICDNAHAGMHMHVLAPSGVFIPKELDRDFLLLAGGSGITPMMAICKSALSQGNGKVVLVYANRDEQSVIFGAALRELASKYPDRLTVIHWLESVQGLPSQQSLATLTAPFAGHEAFICGPGPFMDASEAALKGNGMPGDRVHVEVFRSLESDPFAEVVLAEPSEDDEPPATATVELDGETHTVSWPRSTVLLDVLLAKGLDAPFSCREGHCMTCACILKDGKVRMLVNDALSQNDIDDGYILACQAVPETDDVNVTFDE; translated from the coding sequence ATGAGCGCCTCGCGCGAAGAAGATCCAGTCCTGGGGAAGCACGTCCTCGAGGTTCGAATCGCCGAGGTGATCGACGAGACCGCCGACTCCCGCTCCCTGGTCTTCGAGATCCCCGAGGACTCCGCCGATAAGTTCGCGTACGCGCCCGGCCAGTACCTCACGCTGCGTATTCCATCCGATCGCACCGGATCCGTGGCGCGCTGCTACTCGCTGTCCAGCTCCCCGCACGTCGACGACCGATTGACGGTCACGATCAAGCGCACCGCCGACGGGTACGGGTCCAACTGGATCTGCGATAACGCCCATGCCGGGATGCACATGCACGTGCTGGCGCCGTCGGGAGTCTTCATCCCCAAAGAGCTCGATCGTGATTTCCTCCTGCTGGCCGGCGGCAGCGGTATCACCCCGATGATGGCGATCTGCAAATCCGCGCTCTCCCAGGGCAACGGCAAGGTGGTGCTCGTATACGCCAACCGCGACGAGCAGTCGGTGATCTTCGGGGCGGCACTGCGCGAACTCGCGTCGAAGTATCCCGATCGGCTCACCGTCATCCACTGGCTCGAATCGGTGCAGGGGCTGCCGTCACAGCAGTCGCTGGCCACCCTGACCGCACCATTCGCAGGACACGAGGCCTTCATCTGCGGTCCCGGCCCCTTCATGGATGCCTCCGAGGCCGCGCTCAAGGGCAACGGCATGCCCGGCGATCGCGTGCACGTCGAGGTCTTCCGCTCTCTGGAAAGTGACCCGTTCGCGGAGGTCGTCCTCGCCGAGCCCTCCGAGGACGATGAACCCCCTGCCACCGCCACCGTGGAACTGGACGGCGAGACCCATACCGTCAGCTGGCCGCGCAGCACCGTGCTGCTCGACGTGCTGCTCGCCAAGGGCCTGGACGCGCCGTTCTCCTGCCGCGAGGGCCACTGCATGACGTGCGCCTGCATTCTCAAGGACGGCAAGGTCCGCATGCTGGTCAACGACGCGCTGTCGCAGAATGACATCGACGATGGGTACATCCTGGCGTGCCAGGCGGTTCCGGAGACCGACGACGTCAACGTCACCTTCGATGAGTGA
- the aqpZ gene encoding aquaporin Z, producing the protein MMKTSTKLLAEFFGTFWLVLGGCGSAIFAAKNVADAGEGNTGAIQLGIGFLGVALAFGLTVVTMAYAVGHISGGHFNPAVTLGAVISGRLPVRELPGYWVAQVLGGLLAGAALWYIACGKPGFEATGNMAANGYGEHSPDHYSLAAVLVTEIVLTAVFIVVILGVTDVGAPKGFGPLAIGLCLTLIHLISIPISNTSVNPARSTAVAFFNGGAAPGQLWLFWVAPLVGGLVGGVLYPFLFDNGRLALDSAHD; encoded by the coding sequence GTGATGAAGACGAGTACCAAATTGCTCGCCGAGTTCTTCGGCACGTTCTGGTTGGTTCTGGGCGGTTGTGGCAGCGCGATTTTCGCGGCCAAGAATGTCGCCGACGCAGGAGAGGGAAATACGGGCGCGATCCAGTTGGGCATCGGCTTCCTCGGTGTGGCGCTTGCGTTCGGGTTGACCGTCGTGACCATGGCCTACGCGGTAGGCCATATCTCGGGCGGGCATTTCAATCCGGCGGTCACGCTCGGGGCGGTGATCAGCGGGCGCCTGCCCGTCAGGGAACTGCCCGGGTATTGGGTGGCGCAGGTGCTCGGCGGATTGCTGGCGGGCGCCGCCCTGTGGTACATCGCGTGCGGCAAACCGGGATTCGAGGCCACCGGGAACATGGCGGCCAATGGTTACGGTGAGCACTCGCCGGACCACTACTCGTTGGCGGCCGTGCTGGTCACGGAGATCGTGCTCACCGCGGTGTTCATCGTGGTGATCCTCGGCGTCACCGATGTGGGTGCTCCCAAGGGTTTCGGCCCGCTGGCGATCGGCTTGTGCCTCACCCTGATTCACCTGATCTCGATTCCGATCAGCAATACCTCGGTGAACCCGGCACGGTCGACCGCCGTCGCCTTCTTCAACGGCGGCGCAGCGCCGGGACAGTTGTGGCTGTTCTGGGTGGCACCATTGGTCGGTGGTCTGGTCGGCGGCGTGCTGTACCCGTTCCTGTTCGACAACGGAAGGTTGGCACTGGATAGCGCACACGACTGA
- the fmdA gene encoding formamidase, producing MPEVLFPLDSSKKFTEQQIVGHNRWHPDIPPAAVVKPGTSFRVHCREWFDGAIHNDDSADDIRDAPLTTVHALSGPFSVEGAQPGDLLIVDILDVGPIPQEDSGPLAGQGWGYTGIFPTVNGGGFLTEQFPDAYKAIWDFSGQTATSRHIPGVSFTGIVHPGLMGTAPSAELLARWNAREGALIATDPNRVPALALPPEPRDAVLGTLTGENFDRAAAEAARTAPPRENGGNQDIKNLTKGSRVFYPVFVPGGKLSVGDLHFSQGDGEITFCGAIEMGGFIDLHVDVLKGGMETYGVSENAIFMPGNTDPQYSQWLAFSGTSVTLDDEQRYLDSHLAYQRACLHAIDYLTKFGYSPEQAYLLLGAAPIEGRLSGVVDIPNSCATVYIPTAIFDFPVTPSAAGPVRIDAGPGAPRSEAR from the coding sequence ATGCCCGAGGTGTTGTTCCCGCTGGATTCGAGCAAGAAGTTCACCGAGCAACAAATCGTCGGGCACAACAGATGGCACCCGGATATTCCACCGGCGGCTGTGGTGAAGCCGGGCACCTCGTTTCGGGTGCATTGCCGGGAATGGTTCGACGGCGCCATTCACAACGACGACTCCGCCGACGACATCCGAGATGCCCCGCTGACCACGGTGCACGCGCTGTCTGGACCCTTCTCGGTCGAAGGGGCGCAGCCGGGCGACCTGCTGATCGTCGACATCCTGGATGTGGGACCCATCCCGCAGGAAGACTCCGGCCCGTTGGCAGGTCAGGGCTGGGGCTATACCGGCATCTTCCCGACGGTGAACGGCGGCGGATTCCTTACTGAACAGTTTCCCGATGCGTACAAGGCGATTTGGGACTTCTCGGGCCAAACCGCGACGTCGAGACACATTCCGGGTGTCAGCTTCACCGGGATCGTGCACCCCGGGTTGATGGGAACGGCACCGTCCGCCGAATTGTTGGCGCGATGGAATGCGCGCGAAGGCGCGTTGATCGCTACCGACCCCAACCGTGTTCCGGCGCTGGCACTTCCGCCGGAACCCAGGGATGCGGTGCTGGGCACGCTCACCGGAGAGAACTTCGACAGGGCAGCGGCCGAGGCCGCACGGACTGCTCCGCCGCGGGAGAACGGGGGCAATCAGGACATCAAAAATCTGACCAAGGGCAGCAGGGTGTTCTATCCGGTGTTCGTACCGGGCGGCAAGCTCTCGGTGGGGGACTTGCACTTCTCCCAAGGAGACGGCGAGATCACCTTCTGCGGAGCCATCGAGATGGGCGGTTTCATCGATCTGCATGTCGACGTGCTCAAGGGCGGCATGGAGACCTACGGGGTATCCGAGAATGCGATCTTCATGCCGGGCAACACCGATCCGCAGTATTCGCAATGGCTGGCATTCTCGGGCACCTCGGTCACTCTGGACGATGAGCAGCGGTACCTGGATTCACATTTGGCGTATCAGCGTGCCTGTCTGCATGCCATCGACTACCTGACCAAGTTCGGCTACAGCCCGGAACAGGCCTATCTGCTGTTGGGCGCCGCGCCCATCGAGGGCCGACTCTCCGGGGTGGTCGACATCCCGAATTCCTGTGCCACGGTATATATTCCGACCGCCATCTTCGACTTTCCGGTAACCCCCTCGGCGGCCGGGCCGGTGCGAATCGATGCCGGGCCCGGGGCGCCTCGTTCGGAAGCGCGCTGA
- a CDS encoding DoxX family protein yields the protein METKTSPWPAYRLAAVLLGVGVVHFVAPKPFDAIVPAELPGDARFYTYASGVAELGTGALLLAPKTRRLGGTLAALLFLAVFPANINMARQWWDKPWPLRLGALARLPFQIPLITEALKVRRTSP from the coding sequence ATGGAGACCAAAACCAGTCCCTGGCCCGCCTATCGACTGGCCGCCGTCCTGCTCGGTGTCGGTGTCGTGCATTTCGTCGCGCCGAAACCGTTCGACGCGATTGTTCCGGCCGAGCTGCCGGGCGATGCGCGGTTCTATACCTACGCCTCGGGTGTTGCCGAACTCGGCACCGGTGCGCTCCTGCTCGCACCAAAAACCCGCAGGCTCGGCGGCACCCTGGCTGCACTGCTGTTCCTTGCTGTCTTCCCTGCGAATATCAACATGGCGCGACAGTGGTGGGACAAGCCATGGCCCTTGCGACTCGGGGCGTTGGCCCGTTTGCCGTTTCAGATTCCGCTGATCACCGAGGCGCTCAAGGTCCGTCGTACGTCGCCCTAG